One window of the Eucalyptus grandis isolate ANBG69807.140 chromosome 8, ASM1654582v1, whole genome shotgun sequence genome contains the following:
- the LOC120286484 gene encoding premnaspirodiene oxygenase-like — translation MSELIRNPEVMAKAQAEVRQALKGKHHVEESDLNELKYLKSIIKETLRLHPPAPLIPREAIEEAEIDGYRVPVNSRIIVNALTLGRDPDYWTDSEKYEPERFLESLVDFKGTDFQFLPFGSGRRSCPGTAFAYANIELLLASFLYHFDWKLPNGKAPEELDMTETFGMVVKRKNDLNVIAIPYTPELAA, via the coding sequence ATGTCAGAACTAATCCGAAACCCGGAAGTGATGGCCAAGGCACAGGCCGAGGTGAGACAAGCCCTAAAAGGAAAGCATCATGTAGAAGAATCGGACCTCAATGAGCTCAAGTACTTGAAATCGATCATCAAAGAAACCCTGAGGCTCCACCCTCCGGCCCCTTTGATTCCTAGGGAAGCGATTGAAGAAGCCGAAATCGATGGGTACAGAGTACCTGTGAATTCCCGGATCATCGTCAATGCGCTGACGCTAGGAAGAGACCCCGATTACTGGACCGACTCAGAGAAGTACGAGCCGGAGAGGTTCCTCGAGTCCTTGGTGGACTTCAAAGGGAcggacttccaatttcttccttttgggtCCGGTAGGAGGTCGTGCCCTGGCACTGCATTCGCCTATGCGAACATAGAGCTCCTGTTGGCGTCGTTTTTGTACCATTTTGACTGGAAGCTGCCCAATGGGAAGGCCCCAGAGGAGCTCGACATGACGGAGACTTTCGGGATGGTGGTCAAGAGAAAGAACGACTTGAATGTGATTGCCATTCCATATACTCCCGAGCTTGCGGCTTGA
- the LOC120287296 gene encoding premnaspirodiene oxygenase-like, with protein MEMAIYPNMIFSPYGEYWRQMRKICVTELLSAPRVRSFKSIREEEARGLVDNMRSLSCSPFNLSEKIFAFSNSIISKAAVGRRCKQQEAFIALLKESVALTGGFGVAEIFPSLKILTRLSRMKSKLDMLVGKMDKIFDSIIEEHKMEIDRSSRINEDDALGGGEDILDVLLRLEQSKEVGFHPTVDDIKGLILITYGS; from the exons ATGGAGATGGCCATTTACCCGAACATGATCTTCTCGCCCTACGGCGAATATTGGAGGCAAATGCGCAAGATTTGCGTCACAGAGCTCCTGAGCGCACCCCGCGTCCGGTCTTTTAAATCCATTAGAGAAGAGGAGGCGCGTGGTTTGGTTGATAACATGCGGTCATTGTCCTGTTCGCCATTCAATCTAAGCGAGAAAATCTTCGCTTTCTCGAATAGCATAATTTCCAAGGCGGCTGTCGGCAGAAGGTGCAAGCAACAAGAGGCATTCATCGCGTTGCTTAAAGAGTCGGTCGCGTTGACCGGTGGCTTTGGCGTGGCTGAGATTTTTCCGTCGCTCAAAATTCTAACCCGCCTGAGCAGGATGAAATCGAAACTAGATATGTTGGTGGGGAAGATGGACAAGATCTTCGATAGCATCATCGAAGAACATAAGATGGAAATAGATCGATCCTCGAGAATTAACGAGGATGATGCGTTGGGTGGAGGAGAAGATATTCTTGATGTGCTCTTGAGACTTGAGCAGTCCAAGGAGGTCGGGTTTCATCCGACTGTCGATGATATTAAAGGTCTCATTCTG ATTACATATGGCAGTTGA